The window GCCGCGGGTCGGGCCGGGCTCCGGCGCTCTCGGAGGGCGGCGGCGCGCCCAGCCCCCCGGCCTCGGACAGCACCGAGGCCAGCGGGTGGTCGTGCACCACCCGCGCGTCGGAGAGGTACACGCGCGGCTCGCCGCCGTCGTCGTCGGCGCGCACGATGGCGAACCACTCGTCGTCGGCCTCCACCAGCAGGATCGAGACCTCGCTGCCCCGGTCGGTCGCGAAGTCGAGCATCAGTTCGGTGACGTCGTCGATGACGTCCACGTCCCCGAGTTCGACCTCGGTTCCCCGCCACGTCCTCCCGTTGGGAGCGAAGACCGCTGCGAAGGTCGACACCGCGTGCTCTCCTGTTCGCCCGGATGCTCTTCTAGAGCAGGTCCTTACCCCATACCGTCCAGTACACGCTGGAAGGACTGGGCGAATCCCAGCCGCTCGGACACGCTGGCCAGCACCTCGTCGGGGTACAGGTCCAGATCGCCCGCCAGAGCGCCCAGCTCCATCTCGTCCAGTCCGAGGTCGGCCACGATGGACAGGTCGCCCGCGGGCAGCACCTGGTCCAGGTCGTCGTCGTCCGGCTGGTCGATGTCCAGGTAGTCCAGGACGTCCCGGGCCACCTGCCAGTCCACGGACGCGGTCACGTCGGACAGGAAGAGGGAGACGTCCTCACCGTAGACGCGCACGATGATGAAGAAGTCGTCGCCGACCGAGACCAGACCGAGGGAGCCGCTGATGCTCGGCTGCTGGCGCAGGGCGTGGATCAGCCCCTTGAGGTCGTGCGTCAGGGTCACGGGGAGCAGGTCGACGTCCCAGTACTCCTCTTCCCTGTACGCGATGGCCGCGAAGTCGCCCGAGTCGTCGTCACCATGATCGAGCACTGTCATCGTCACCCCAACCCGGCCGGTGTATCGGTGCGGACGAAGGAATCCCGGATCGCCCGTGCGAGTGACATGGTAACGATCACTCCGGTGCCACCGTCCCCCTTGGTCCGCGTCATTCCGGACCACGCTCTCATGAGAACCGGATCCCCGCTGCCCCTCCGCCGCTCCCACGCCCCCCGGGAGGCCCCGGCCGCGCGGCCGCGCCGGTCCGGAGCGGGGACCGCGCGGCCCTCGGCGCCTCCGGTCCGGTGGATGCGCGCGGTTAGACTCGGGCAGGCCTCCTCCCCAGCCACCGTCTTGTTGTCCCAGCTCAACCGGAGAACGCTTTGGAAACCCTGGTCGTCGACCACCCCCTGGTCGCGCACAAACTGACCACCCTGCGCGACGTGGGTACCGACTCCCCGACCTTCCGGCGCCTGACCGACGAGTTGGTGACCCTGCTCGCCTACGAGGCGACCCGGGACGTCCGAGTGACGGACGTCACCATCCGGACCCCGCTCGTGGAGACCACCGGAACGCAGCTGACACGTCCCACGCCGCTCGTGGTGCCGATCCTGCGCGCGGGCCTGGGCATGCTCGACGGGATGACCCGCCTGCTGCCCACCGCCGAGGTCGGCTTCCTGGGGATGGCCCGCGACGAGGACACCCTCCAGCCCGCCACCTACGCCGACCGGCTGCCGCAGGACCTGTCCGGCCGCCAGTGCTACGTGCTGGACCCGATGCTGGCCACCGGCGGCACCCTGGCCGCCGCGCTCAGGCTCCTGGTGGAGCGGGGCGCCGACCACATCACCGCGATCTGTCTGCTCGCCGCCCCCGAGGGCCTGACCGCGGTGGAGCACAGGCTCGCCGAGGAACTGGACCCCGACCACGGCGCGACCCTGCGCGTGGTGACGGCCGCGGTGGACGAGCGGCTCAACGAGCAGGGCTTCATCCTGCCGGGGCTGGGCGACGCGGGCGACCGCCTCTACGGCTGCGCCTGAGACACATCCGCCCCATCCACCCCCAGCGCCCACCGGATCACGGTTGGGCGCTTTTTCGGCTCTTTTTGCTACCGGAGGAATGAACGACCGAAAACCGGGCATGCCTGCAGCCGACTCCCCCGTCCGCCCAGGTGGACACGGCGAGCCGGCGCAAGCGCCGACACGGTTTTGCATTAGCCGAATTCATTTCGAGACGGTAATGTAACAGAGAGGAGTGAAGATGGTTCTCGCACGCCCGTAAGCGGAGACCAGCCGGACCGAAACACCCCTCGCCCCTAGACCCCTCATCATCAGCCCGCTGACACCGCACGCCCGCGCCTCCTCCGGCGCGACGCTTCGTCCACCCTCCAGCGGCTACCGAAAGATCCCGGAAGAACACACAGCGCGACCCCCGTAGCCCCCAAGGAGTGAGATGACCGAGAACCCCTCCACCTCGACCGCCCGCGACTCTCGCTTCGAACCGGTGCGGAGCCGGTTGGCCGAGGAGTTCTCCGAGGTGCACCACACCTCCACCGTCACGCGGTGCGTGGACGCGGCGCGGCACGGCGCCGAGGACGTGACCGGCAAGGCCACCCCCGAGCTCGTGGAGCGGATCGCCCGACAGCACCTCCAGGTGCTCGCGCTGGCCTTCGCCGAGCAGTCCTAGCGGATCCGAGCAGGTCCTACCGAGGTTTTCGGCCTGTCCGAACTCCGGTGACCTGGACAGGGGGCTATGAATTACCCCCTTATATCCAGCAGTGTCCTTAATGTCATAGTCCTCAGTGGACCTGAACCACATTCCGGACCACCAATCACTGGGTTACCAACACCACCGGAACCGGACACAGCCCGCATGCGAGGAAGGTCCGACATACCGCCACGCCGAGGGTGCGCCCCAGGCTTTACGGGCATGATGGTCGGTGCGACAATCACTGCTGGGTTGGTGGGTCAGGTGGATTCCAAGGGGAGTCAGTCGTGGCGAAGTTGAAAAAATGGGGCGGCTACGCGCTCATCGCTTTCGTGGCGTTCTATCTGTTCACACAGCCGGAAAGCGCTGCGGGGGTCATCGAGAGCGCTCTGGGCGGTCTGATGGGGGGCGCGGAGTCGATGTCCCGTTTCGTCAACGCGCTCCTGTAACCGGAACGGTCGGGTGGCATGCGGCTCGTAGCGTCGAGTAACAGCGCTCCTGCGTCGGTCAACCGCTACCTCCTGCCGCACGAGCAGGACGTGGTGACCATCCGTCGGCACCCCGCGGTGCTGATCGGTCCGGTCGGAGCGGTCCTCGGCGCGCTGATCCTCGCCGGGATCCTCAGCAACACCTCCATCGCCGACAGCGCAGCGACGCTGGCGATCATCTGGTGGGTGTGGCTGCTGGTGTTGGTGTGGTTCGTGTGGCGGGTAGCGGAGTGGTCGGTGGACTACTTCGTCATCACCTCCGCACGACTCCTGCTGACCACCGGCCTGATCGTCCGGCAGGTGAACATGATGCCGCTGGGCAAGGTCACCGACATGAGGTTCGAGCGGACCCTGCTGGGCCGCTTCCTCGGTTACGGGACCTTCGTGATGGAGTCGGCCGGTCAGGACCAGGCCCTGAGCCGGATCGACTTCATCCCCTACCCGGAGCAGCTCTACCTGGAGGTCGTGGGGCTCATCTTCAAGGAGTGACCGCCGCGCCTCAAGGCCCACGCGGAGCACCCGCCGTCCCGGCGGGTGCTCTCGCTGTGTTCGGGCCCCTGCCGGGCGGGCGGTAGGCGGTCCCCGGTGAACCGTGGCCTCCGCACACGGCCGGGCCACTCCGGTGCGGTGCCACCGCAGCGCGGCGCCGGGCGCGCGGCCGGACCGGGCGCCCCCTTCGCGCTTCGTTCACCTTCCGTTCACCTTCCCTTCGGGTGACACACTCCTTTCCCCGGCGCAGGTCAGAGAACCGTCACACAGGGCATTCGTCACATCACGCATAGAACCCACCGACCTGGGCATGTCTCCAAACAGGCCTCACACGGAGGCCGAGCCCCCGATGGACCGAGCCCGCGAGCTCCAGTGAATTGACTCGAAGGTGAACGTACGGTTAACTTGGGGCATCTGAAACGGAAACGAGGAGGGTCCCATGGCGCGCAGGACGGACCGTGCACCCCACCCCACTCGGTTCTCGACGACCCGTCGGCGCATCCGCCTCTCGGCTGGGACCAACCGCCTCTCCGGTCTCGCGACCGAGCCGGTCAACGTCCCGCAGCCCCGCGAGGACGCCGACGCGACGACGTCGGGACA is drawn from Nocardiopsis dassonvillei subsp. dassonvillei DSM 43111 and contains these coding sequences:
- a CDS encoding tRNA adenosine deaminase-associated protein; the encoded protein is MTVLDHGDDDSGDFAAIAYREEEYWDVDLLPVTLTHDLKGLIHALRQQPSISGSLGLVSVGDDFFIIVRVYGEDVSLFLSDVTASVDWQVARDVLDYLDIDQPDDDDLDQVLPAGDLSIVADLGLDEMELGALAGDLDLYPDEVLASVSERLGFAQSFQRVLDGMG
- the upp gene encoding uracil phosphoribosyltransferase, which codes for METLVVDHPLVAHKLTTLRDVGTDSPTFRRLTDELVTLLAYEATRDVRVTDVTIRTPLVETTGTQLTRPTPLVVPILRAGLGMLDGMTRLLPTAEVGFLGMARDEDTLQPATYADRLPQDLSGRQCYVLDPMLATGGTLAAALRLLVERGADHITAICLLAAPEGLTAVEHRLAEELDPDHGATLRVVTAAVDERLNEQGFILPGLGDAGDRLYGCA
- a CDS encoding tRNA adenosine deaminase-associated protein yields the protein MSTFAAVFAPNGRTWRGTEVELGDVDVIDDVTELMLDFATDRGSEVSILLVEADDEWFAIVRADDDGGEPRVYLSDARVVHDHPLASVLSEAGGLGAPPPSESAGARPDPRPDGDGGLLSDLGLTEEELRSLSVGGGVLPSDVLAVVAERAGFAEILDGMRL
- a CDS encoding PH domain-containing protein, translated to MRLVASSNSAPASVNRYLLPHEQDVVTIRRHPAVLIGPVGAVLGALILAGILSNTSIADSAATLAIIWWVWLLVLVWFVWRVAEWSVDYFVITSARLLLTTGLIVRQVNMMPLGKVTDMRFERTLLGRFLGYGTFVMESAGQDQALSRIDFIPYPEQLYLEVVGLIFKE